From a region of the Haematobia irritans isolate KBUSLIRL chromosome 4, ASM5000362v1, whole genome shotgun sequence genome:
- the LOC142233020 gene encoding uncharacterized protein LOC142233020 isoform X1 translates to MDSPKHSQLQQQQLIQPLQLYNKMNDYWHIPRASLSSSSASSAVSSASSTQRSHRSHTTPSKLTPTHYRQHHQQQPQLSAAAASLPAPHRSHHQQGGRSFGGPATSNSSNASSRRDSGMSSPHHKYKQHAINTVANNKRGSRSSQGSNDSTNSTRSAASGSLLLTAANLERMTEIHRQQQKHHSRQQYHNQMPTIPAAIAPASVYSANLIHATTHGTHDYQLATVEYGVDSRRATYPGDLADNAKGLASQNAVIDIDPNLNFIKTKDMDTVSIASSMHFTMVNGEAGANKKTKKGLCDRGRQVTVLIISMSTIFLLLIMGMVYALEMRAREMPQS, encoded by the exons atGAATGATTACTGGCACATACCAAGAGCATCACTCTCATCATCCTCCGCATCATCGGCCGTGTCATCAGCTTCATCGACACAGAGAAGCCACAGATCGCACACAACCCCTTCAAAGCTAACGCCCACACATTATCGACAGCATCATCAGCAGCAACCGCAATTATCCGCGGCAGCAGCATCATTACCAGCACCACATAGGTCGCATCATCAACAGGGAGGACGTTCTTTTGGAGGCCCGGCCACCAGTAATAGCAGTAATGCTAGTAGTAGACGTGATAGTGGAATGAGTTCACCTCATCATAAATACAAACAGCATGCAATAAATACAGTGGCCAATAACAAAAGAGGTTCACGTTCCTCCCAGGGCAGTAATGATAGTACCAATAGTACAAGG AGTGCCGCCTCTGGTTCATTGCTGTTGACAGCAGCAAATTTAGAACGCATGACAGAGATTCATCGTCAACAACAGAAACATCATAGTCGCCAACAATATCACAATCAAATGCCCACCATTCCTGCTGCCATTGCCCCTGCATCTGTGTATAGTGCAAATTTGATTCATGCTACCACGCATGGTACTCATGACTATCAATTGGCCACAGTGGAATATGGCGTTGACAGTAGAAGAGCTACCTACCCCGGCGATTTGGCTGATAATGCTAAGGGCTTAGCCTCACAGAATGCCGTCATAGATATTGATcccaatttgaattttattaaaaccaaAGATATGGACACAGTGTCCATAGCAAGTTCTATGCATTTTACCATGGTTAATGGAGAGGCTGGCGCAaataagaagaccaaaaaaggtCTATGTGATCGAGGACGCCAGGTGACGGTCCTTATCATTAGTATGAGCACAATATTTTTGTTGCTTATTATGGGCATGGTGTATGCGTTAGAAA TGCGTGCCCGTGAAATGCCTCAAAGTTaa
- the LOC142233020 gene encoding uncharacterized protein LOC142233020 isoform X2, whose protein sequence is MNDYWHIPRASLSSSSASSAVSSASSTQRSHRSHTTPSKLTPTHYRQHHQQQPQLSAAAASLPAPHRSHHQQGGRSFGGPATSNSSNASSRRDSGMSSPHHKYKQHAINTVANNKRGSRSSQGSNDSTNSTRSAASGSLLLTAANLERMTEIHRQQQKHHSRQQYHNQMPTIPAAIAPASVYSANLIHATTHGTHDYQLATVEYGVDSRRATYPGDLADNAKGLASQNAVIDIDPNLNFIKTKDMDTVSIASSMHFTMVNGEAGANKKTKKGLCDRGRQVTVLIISMSTIFLLLIMGMVYALEMRAREMPQS, encoded by the exons atGAATGATTACTGGCACATACCAAGAGCATCACTCTCATCATCCTCCGCATCATCGGCCGTGTCATCAGCTTCATCGACACAGAGAAGCCACAGATCGCACACAACCCCTTCAAAGCTAACGCCCACACATTATCGACAGCATCATCAGCAGCAACCGCAATTATCCGCGGCAGCAGCATCATTACCAGCACCACATAGGTCGCATCATCAACAGGGAGGACGTTCTTTTGGAGGCCCGGCCACCAGTAATAGCAGTAATGCTAGTAGTAGACGTGATAGTGGAATGAGTTCACCTCATCATAAATACAAACAGCATGCAATAAATACAGTGGCCAATAACAAAAGAGGTTCACGTTCCTCCCAGGGCAGTAATGATAGTACCAATAGTACAAGG AGTGCCGCCTCTGGTTCATTGCTGTTGACAGCAGCAAATTTAGAACGCATGACAGAGATTCATCGTCAACAACAGAAACATCATAGTCGCCAACAATATCACAATCAAATGCCCACCATTCCTGCTGCCATTGCCCCTGCATCTGTGTATAGTGCAAATTTGATTCATGCTACCACGCATGGTACTCATGACTATCAATTGGCCACAGTGGAATATGGCGTTGACAGTAGAAGAGCTACCTACCCCGGCGATTTGGCTGATAATGCTAAGGGCTTAGCCTCACAGAATGCCGTCATAGATATTGATcccaatttgaattttattaaaaccaaAGATATGGACACAGTGTCCATAGCAAGTTCTATGCATTTTACCATGGTTAATGGAGAGGCTGGCGCAaataagaagaccaaaaaaggtCTATGTGATCGAGGACGCCAGGTGACGGTCCTTATCATTAGTATGAGCACAATATTTTTGTTGCTTATTATGGGCATGGTGTATGCGTTAGAAA TGCGTGCCCGTGAAATGCCTCAAAGTTaa